In Marinitoga sp. 1197, the following proteins share a genomic window:
- a CDS encoding outer membrane lipoprotein-sorting protein — protein sequence MRKKISIVILLTFVISIFSMTGQDVLDKVKDAHDNFKTEKSLVIMQLKSSNGEIREREFDMYLMHDGEDTLALVRFNKPAEVKRITLLTLSDDEIYLYMPAYRKTKRISGGAKNGKFVGSDFKYNDISLLYNEQNGDYDANLINETEKKYIVEIIPHESDSDYGKIVATIVKKDLLFEKIEFYNKANKLIKVMNFSGVKNFSGHILATKIELNNLEENHSTILIIKNVEFDISITKRFFNKRNISKPVLKYQ from the coding sequence ATGAGAAAAAAGATTAGTATTGTAATTTTATTGACTTTTGTAATTTCGATTTTTTCAATGACAGGGCAGGATGTACTTGATAAAGTTAAAGATGCACATGATAACTTCAAAACAGAAAAATCACTTGTAATCATGCAATTAAAGAGTTCAAACGGTGAAATAAGAGAAAGAGAGTTTGATATGTATCTTATGCATGATGGAGAAGATACGTTAGCACTTGTAAGATTTAATAAACCTGCAGAAGTTAAAAGGATAACTTTATTAACACTTTCTGACGATGAAATATACCTTTATATGCCTGCATACAGAAAAACAAAGAGAATATCTGGTGGCGCAAAAAACGGAAAATTCGTGGGCTCTGACTTTAAATACAACGATATATCTTTACTTTATAACGAACAAAATGGTGATTATGACGCTAATTTGATCAATGAAACAGAAAAGAAATATATTGTGGAAATAATTCCGCACGAATCAGATAGCGATTATGGAAAGATAGTTGCTACTATTGTTAAAAAAGATCTTTTATTTGAAAAGATTGAATTTTATAACAAAGCTAATAAATTGATAAAAGTTATGAATTTTAGTGGCGTAAAAAATTTTTCTGGACATATTCTTGCAACAAAAATTGAATTGAATAATCTCGAAGAAAATCACTCAACCATATTGATTATTAAAAATGTAGAGTTCGATATTTCCATTACAAAAAGATTTTTCAACAAAAGGAATATTTCAAAACCTGTGTTGAAATATCAATAA
- a CDS encoding efflux RND transporter permease subunit, translated as MKMQLNSKKASVIVVSMLILTAFFSIYASKVSVRDNISSYVPKNDPDKLIYDEVADRFGLNGMILTAVKYDDVYKHFDEIYRLTETLKKLDVVDNVISPVNAPRISTTEDGDISVGNLKSTYDFSDKNSYEPELLKKELKNDEMIKGKFISENGKSVLFAIGLKKNVEEKSAGLKVENVFKNENVDYYIFGTAIANREIEEIVKDNLLKLIPIVLILVMGVLYFSYKNIAGVLLPIISVLLADIWTVGIMELLGIDFNITTSAVPIAVVGIGTAYSIHIISKYYEELHRGISAEEAVNETLKHVGTAVILSAFTTIAGFLSLLTADLTPVWQLGIFTSLGIALALLMATVFVPSMLIIFKPKSKINLSEDGESHILKYITEKLVHHRSLTLSLIIGVVLITTFFIPKIKSDMQIENFMSEKTKMVQSSKFLRENFGGNDYIFVDFIAKNENNFRDFYFNRAIRDVSEFSKNYEIISQVTNIGDVVANLTEGFTGIKYIPGSNSAMEQDYMLIEGSEGIDKILSEEANESISQMMVNTKSFSKVKIFEKELKNYINENILTEYTIKEFDIDNTEHVKAFENEIKEFIISRKGKYISQITDLFIKTKKINIENIINELDKNYILKLFNKYLEEYGEEPISIKTFENYLNGKEVDEYISEYYEYFIYDYEPTLRANYVETKLKNMDLGISNAQIKELSQYVNDEEVPIPGGKRILNVRITGIPVLTNKVNDMVFENQKESMMLAYVLVFILFALQMHSIILGLLALIPITLTIIVNFGIMGITGISLNAATVTIASITIGTGIDYTIHYLTRFKKEYRLSKDKFKASVRTSATSGRAIVINSLAVILGFATFIFSEIGMLSQFGILTATAMLVAPILTLTIFPILMTMLNNNLLNKFSKDSILKQKK; from the coding sequence ATGAAAATGCAGTTAAACAGCAAAAAAGCTTCTGTTATAGTTGTCTCTATGTTAATATTAACAGCTTTTTTTAGTATCTATGCTTCAAAAGTTAGCGTAAGGGACAACATTTCAAGTTATGTACCAAAGAACGATCCAGACAAATTAATTTATGACGAAGTCGCAGATAGGTTTGGATTAAACGGTATGATTTTGACAGCAGTGAAATACGACGATGTTTATAAACATTTTGATGAAATTTATAGACTAACTGAAACATTAAAAAAACTAGATGTTGTGGATAATGTTATATCACCAGTAAATGCCCCAAGAATAAGTACCACAGAAGATGGAGACATTTCTGTTGGAAATCTTAAATCAACATATGATTTTTCAGATAAGAATTCATACGAACCTGAATTATTAAAAAAAGAGCTTAAAAATGATGAAATGATAAAAGGAAAATTTATTTCTGAAAATGGGAAAAGCGTATTATTTGCTATAGGATTAAAGAAAAATGTAGAAGAAAAATCAGCAGGCTTAAAAGTGGAAAATGTCTTTAAAAATGAAAATGTTGATTATTATATCTTTGGAACGGCTATTGCCAACAGAGAAATAGAAGAAATAGTAAAGGATAATCTTTTAAAACTTATACCTATTGTTTTAATTCTCGTTATGGGAGTACTTTATTTTAGTTACAAAAATATAGCTGGCGTTTTATTACCAATTATTTCTGTATTGCTTGCAGATATATGGACAGTTGGAATAATGGAATTACTTGGAATAGATTTTAATATAACAACATCAGCCGTGCCTATAGCGGTAGTTGGTATAGGAACTGCATATTCAATACATATAATAAGCAAATATTATGAAGAATTGCATAGAGGTATTTCTGCCGAAGAAGCAGTAAATGAAACATTAAAACATGTTGGAACTGCTGTTATTTTAAGTGCATTTACTACAATTGCTGGATTTTTATCTTTGTTGACTGCTGACCTAACACCAGTGTGGCAACTTGGTATCTTTACTTCTCTTGGTATAGCTTTGGCTTTATTAATGGCAACAGTATTTGTTCCATCAATGCTTATAATCTTTAAACCTAAATCAAAAATAAATCTCTCTGAAGACGGTGAAAGCCATATTTTAAAATATATAACAGAAAAACTGGTTCATCATAGATCTCTCACACTTTCATTGATTATAGGAGTTGTTTTAATTACAACATTCTTTATTCCAAAAATCAAATCAGATATGCAAATTGAAAATTTTATGAGCGAAAAAACAAAGATGGTTCAGAGTTCTAAATTTTTAAGAGAAAACTTTGGAGGTAATGATTATATATTTGTAGATTTTATTGCAAAAAATGAAAATAATTTTAGAGACTTTTATTTTAATAGAGCTATAAGAGATGTATCTGAATTCTCTAAAAATTATGAAATAATTTCACAGGTTACAAATATTGGAGATGTTGTTGCCAATTTAACAGAAGGATTTACCGGCATAAAATATATCCCAGGTTCTAATTCAGCCATGGAGCAAGATTATATGTTGATTGAAGGCAGCGAAGGTATAGATAAGATACTTTCTGAAGAAGCAAATGAATCAATTTCTCAAATGATGGTAAACACAAAAAGTTTTAGCAAGGTAAAAATATTTGAAAAAGAATTAAAGAACTATATTAATGAAAATATACTAACAGAATACACAATTAAAGAATTTGATATAGACAATACCGAACATGTAAAAGCATTTGAAAATGAAATAAAGGAATTTATTATTTCAAGAAAAGGCAAATATATATCACAGATAACAGATCTATTTATAAAAACAAAAAAAATAAATATAGAAAATATAATAAATGAACTTGATAAAAACTATATTTTAAAGTTATTTAACAAATATCTTGAAGAATATGGTGAAGAACCAATCAGCATAAAAACATTTGAAAATTACTTAAATGGAAAAGAAGTAGATGAATATATTTCAGAATATTATGAATACTTTATATATGATTACGAACCCACATTAAGAGCAAATTATGTAGAAACAAAATTGAAAAATATGGATTTAGGCATTTCAAATGCTCAAATAAAAGAACTTTCACAATATGTAAATGATGAAGAAGTTCCAATTCCTGGAGGAAAAAGAATTTTAAATGTTAGAATTACGGGAATTCCAGTTCTTACAAACAAAGTAAATGATATGGTATTTGAAAATCAAAAAGAAAGTATGATGCTTGCATATGTTCTTGTATTTATATTATTTGCTTTGCAAATGCATTCCATTATATTGGGATTACTCGCATTAATACCTATTACTTTAACAATAATTGTAAATTTTGGAATTATGGGAATTACCGGAATTTCGTTAAATGCTGCAACAGTAACAATTGCATCAATAACAATAGGAACAGGTATTGATTATACTATCCATTATCTTACAAGATTTAAAAAAGAGTATAGATTAAGTAAAGATAAATTTAAAGCTTCTGTAAGAACATCTGCAACATCTGGAAGAGCAATAGTTATAAATTCTCTTGCAGTAATCTTAGGTTTCGCAACATTTATCTTTTCTGAAATAGGAATGTTGAGTCAATTTGGAATTCTAACAGCTACAGCTATGCTTGTTGCCCCAATTTTAACATTAACAATATTCCCTATATTGATGACTATGCTAAATAATAATCTTTTAAATAAATTTTCAAAAGATTCTATTTTAAAACAAAAAAAGTGA
- a CDS encoding transposase, whose translation MIIVDKIKDDKKAEEFLMEIGVLKLKKECPYCGCKEIYSIRRNHFKCKSCRREWSKYNESIFKDIRIKPLKFIKIIHELAKGKMLKRISEDLKVSYNTVLKIRKLLLKRFIKKIFGIDKVKEKFSIGIRFKNNDIELKYIEELYIEELENITNEKLGRLYIFKNIHGYDLYIVFSEKVIKSLEKKSKKINLKEARKELHNYIKHFSEKILRGKISNRHTLLFTLAQSYVIQTSGSENLFLIFMELLKSNEEIPE comes from the coding sequence ATGATAATAGTAGATAAGATAAAAGATGATAAAAAAGCTGAAGAGTTTTTAATGGAGATTGGTGTTTTAAAATTAAAAAAAGAATGTCCATATTGTGGTTGCAAAGAAATTTATTCAATTAGAAGAAATCATTTTAAGTGCAAATCATGTAGAAGAGAATGGTCTAAATATAATGAGAGTATTTTTAAAGATATAAGAATAAAGCCTTTGAAATTTATAAAAATAATACATGAACTTGCTAAAGGGAAGATGCTAAAAAGAATCTCTGAAGATCTAAAAGTTTCATATAATACTGTTTTAAAGATCAGGAAACTGCTTTTAAAAAGGTTTATAAAGAAAATTTTTGGGATAGACAAAGTCAAAGAAAAATTTTCAATTGGTATAAGATTTAAAAATAATGATATTGAGTTAAAATATATAGAAGAGTTGTATATAGAAGAATTAGAAAATATAACCAATGAAAAACTCGGAAGATTGTATATATTCAAAAATATACATGGATATGATTTATATATAGTTTTCTCTGAAAAGGTTATTAAAAGTCTGGAAAAGAAATCAAAAAAAATAAATCTTAAAGAAGCGAGAAAAGAATTGCATAATTATATCAAGCATTTTTCAGAAAAAATTTTACGTGGAAAAATTTCTAATAGACACACATTGCTTTTTACCCTCGCTCAATCATATGTCATTCAAACTTCTGGAAGTGAAAATCTTTTTTTGATTTTTATGGAATTACTAAAATCAAATGAAGAGATTCCAGAATAA